In Sporosarcina psychrophila, a genomic segment contains:
- a CDS encoding cache domain-containing sensor histidine kinase: MNHLKRFLPFFQFKHVNHQIFVLMILTITIPLLILSVMIYMFSIQSAKKEYQNSSNLILNNLSFNFDQYLQSIEMGALTAQMDSKLQNALENWLGDDSERDYVQILEYENAIEHFISTIEITIENVDSVQIYIGDHVFYSTLKKSVYDVSNLTNEEWYKQTIEQKGRIVLFGTHQPFNRVNSNESVISIARVINKNGSRQPLGVLLIDIRLDSLRNILNLSENHNRNFVILDPLGSVIYASDLDQIDSNMTFKPAIQPFLSDSNKESGNFYAPVDGVNSFFNFVTSPYSDWTVIQYIEEQEMTKHAEMLRKVILGLAFFSIGMAMLFMVILYIRVTEPIIFLSRQVKIIGRGKFDVNLTSKRQDEFGGLYQGISKMVTDIQDYIERSSVLKAQQKLAHYRALKSQINPHFLANALESIQMKAVLNKQRDIAEMIGVLGQLFRINIQSGKETITLEEELTHIRLYIQVQQMRFGDKIQYVENLAPTSESIRLLHFSLQPLVENGIVHGLERKYGAGILEVSSVFSGQDMLITVSDNGVGIDEEQLQYLKNRLAQSSSTLTEEHIGLKNVHDQIRYYFGDQYGIEIDSSLGVGTTVTIRIPARI, from the coding sequence ATGAACCATTTGAAGCGCTTCTTACCATTTTTCCAATTTAAACATGTGAATCATCAAATTTTTGTCCTTATGATTTTGACGATTACCATCCCGCTGCTGATTTTATCCGTAATGATTTACATGTTTTCAATTCAATCAGCTAAAAAAGAGTATCAAAATAGTTCGAATCTCATTCTTAATAATCTATCTTTTAATTTCGATCAATATTTGCAGAGCATCGAGATGGGGGCGCTTACTGCACAGATGGACAGTAAACTACAAAATGCGCTTGAAAATTGGCTAGGAGATGACTCAGAACGAGACTATGTTCAAATTTTAGAATACGAAAATGCGATTGAACATTTTATCAGTACAATTGAAATAACAATTGAGAATGTCGATAGCGTCCAAATTTATATAGGTGACCATGTATTTTATTCCACACTAAAAAAATCCGTTTACGATGTGAGTAACTTAACAAACGAAGAATGGTATAAACAAACCATTGAGCAAAAAGGTAGAATCGTCTTATTTGGTACTCACCAACCATTTAATAGGGTAAATTCCAATGAATCAGTGATATCAATCGCAAGGGTAATTAATAAAAATGGAAGCAGACAACCGTTAGGTGTTTTGCTTATTGATATCCGTTTAGATTCATTACGTAACATTCTAAATTTATCAGAAAATCATAATCGGAATTTCGTTATTTTGGATCCTCTTGGCAGTGTTATTTACGCTTCTGACCTAGATCAAATCGACTCCAATATGACATTTAAACCCGCTATCCAGCCTTTCCTTTCCGATTCAAATAAGGAATCCGGGAATTTTTACGCACCGGTAGACGGGGTTAATTCATTTTTCAATTTTGTCACTTCTCCCTACTCAGACTGGACAGTTATTCAGTATATAGAAGAACAGGAAATGACTAAGCATGCGGAAATGCTTCGCAAAGTTATTTTAGGGTTAGCTTTCTTTTCGATTGGTATGGCTATGTTATTTATGGTGATCTTATACATACGTGTAACTGAACCAATTATCTTTTTAAGTAGGCAAGTGAAAATAATCGGTCGCGGAAAATTCGATGTTAACTTGACTAGCAAACGTCAGGATGAATTTGGCGGACTTTATCAGGGAATTAGCAAAATGGTCACGGACATACAAGATTACATTGAACGGTCCTCTGTGTTAAAAGCTCAACAAAAGCTAGCACATTACCGCGCGCTAAAAAGTCAAATCAATCCGCACTTTTTAGCTAACGCACTTGAATCGATTCAAATGAAAGCGGTGTTAAACAAACAACGGGATATAGCTGAAATGATTGGGGTACTCGGACAGTTATTTCGAATTAATATCCAAAGTGGGAAAGAAACAATCACATTGGAAGAAGAATTGACCCACATTCGCCTGTATATCCAAGTACAACAAATGCGATTCGGAGATAAAATTCAGTACGTCGAAAACTTAGCTCCAACTAGTGAATCTATACGACTTTTGCATTTCTCCCTTCAGCCCCTTGTCGAAAATGGTATTGTCCATGGGTTAGAGCGTAAATATGGAGCTGGAATACTTGAAGTTTCATCTGTTTTTTCCGGCCAGGATATGCTAATAACGGTGAGTGACAATGGGGTCGGTATTGATGAAGAACAGCTACAATACTTGAAAAATCGCCTTGCACAATCCTCCAGTACATTAACCGAAGAACATATCGGGCTTAAAAATGTCCATGATCAAATACGGTACTATTTTGGTGATCAATATGGCATTGAGATTGATAGCTCGCTCGGAGTAGGCACGACGGTAACCATACGAATTCCAGCAAGAATATGA
- a CDS encoding ABC transporter substrate-binding protein, giving the protein MRGSKKGSVLLVVMALVLSLFLTACSQDTAKESEGGKDADKNPSNEKQVEITWWNFPNFQALDGEVGKYEKEIIAAFNEKNPDIKVKLEMLTFEGGPEKLNVAIATNTAPDMIYDAPGRIIDWGKKGLLAPLNDMMPDDVKNDISPALMKQSMVGDQVYMYPFNTGPFMMAVNKTLFEDIGELDLLPLDRPDRTWTVAEYEKALHAVKEKAPGIIPSGFYAKSVAGDQGTRGYITNLGTSRFLNEDYSAVAINSESGIKGLEWVVQASRDGLVAPGAASLDAGDHNDLFLQGKMAFAINYSAVLKSLFAPNKTEDFEDVLLPYPTPDGSDPKLEPFLGGLAVFNNDDDKKAEAAKKLVDFIVNDPEWGEKNLIQTGGLSARNSVTGLYEGSEYEYSELARKFITDPPTIADGYAEVRTFWFPALQEAILETKSAKEALDEFAEKSNAAIEKAKAANK; this is encoded by the coding sequence ATGCGAGGTTCGAAAAAGGGTTCTGTCTTGTTAGTTGTAATGGCTCTTGTATTATCACTATTTTTGACCGCTTGTAGTCAAGACACAGCAAAGGAAAGCGAAGGTGGCAAAGACGCAGACAAAAATCCAAGTAACGAAAAACAGGTGGAAATAACGTGGTGGAATTTCCCGAACTTCCAAGCCTTAGATGGAGAAGTGGGTAAGTATGAGAAAGAAATTATTGCCGCTTTCAATGAAAAAAATCCAGACATTAAAGTGAAGTTAGAGATGCTTACTTTTGAAGGTGGACCTGAAAAGCTGAATGTAGCAATCGCTACGAACACAGCACCAGATATGATCTACGACGCTCCAGGGCGGATCATTGATTGGGGTAAGAAAGGGTTACTTGCACCACTAAATGACATGATGCCAGATGATGTGAAAAATGATATATCTCCAGCGTTAATGAAACAATCGATGGTTGGAGATCAGGTTTATATGTATCCATTCAATACAGGGCCATTCATGATGGCTGTCAACAAGACTTTATTTGAGGACATTGGCGAACTTGATTTGCTACCATTAGATCGACCAGATCGGACATGGACTGTAGCGGAGTATGAGAAAGCGTTACATGCAGTTAAAGAAAAGGCTCCGGGTATCATTCCATCTGGTTTCTATGCAAAAAGCGTTGCGGGAGACCAAGGGACACGAGGATATATTACTAATCTAGGAACTAGTCGGTTTTTGAATGAAGATTATAGCGCTGTTGCGATTAACTCAGAAAGCGGGATTAAAGGGCTTGAATGGGTTGTTCAAGCTTCAAGAGATGGACTGGTGGCACCGGGCGCTGCTTCATTAGATGCTGGGGATCATAATGATTTATTCTTGCAAGGTAAAATGGCATTTGCTATTAACTATTCTGCTGTACTTAAATCACTTTTTGCTCCAAATAAAACAGAGGACTTTGAGGATGTTTTACTTCCTTATCCAACACCGGATGGATCCGATCCGAAGCTTGAACCATTTCTTGGTGGTCTCGCAGTCTTTAATAATGATGACGATAAAAAAGCTGAAGCAGCAAAAAAATTAGTTGACTTCATCGTGAACGATCCTGAATGGGGCGAGAAAAACTTGATTCAAACAGGAGGTTTGTCAGCGCGGAACTCAGTTACAGGCCTATATGAAGGGTCTGAGTATGAGTATTCAGAGCTGGCACGTAAATTCATAACAGATCCACCAACGATTGCAGACGGCTATGCAGAAGTGCGTACTTTCTGGTTCCCAGCACTGCAAGAAGCAATCCTTGAAACGAAATCAGCTAAAGAAGCGTTAGATGAATTTGCGGAGAAGTCCAATGCCGCGATTGAGAAAGCGAAAGCAGCGAATAAATAA
- a CDS encoding response regulator transcription factor, whose amino-acid sequence MYKLMIVEDEPLIRSGLKQYFDWKELGVHTIIEAENGKDGVDRALIELPHLVITDIRMPVMDGLEMIGQLRSKLPDTLFIILTGHNEFEYAQKAIHYGGVYDYLLKPLQYEKSFSVIVNCLEKIRLKQLMPQSFERLTDPGTNQGVGIAPEEGLQLFEKIESYIKLHLDQELTLNMVAEHFFYHPSYLSRLFKTKLNKNYMTFVSEIRINYALQCLKVSQHSIADVASLCGYKSYKHFVKVFKSITQMTPTEYRKQLRL is encoded by the coding sequence ATGTATAAATTGATGATTGTTGAGGATGAACCTCTCATACGTTCTGGATTAAAACAGTACTTCGATTGGAAAGAGTTAGGGGTCCATACAATTATTGAGGCGGAAAACGGGAAAGACGGAGTGGATAGAGCTTTAATCGAGCTCCCCCACTTGGTGATTACAGACATTCGTATGCCTGTAATGGATGGACTTGAAATGATTGGACAGCTCCGATCAAAACTACCCGATACCCTTTTTATTATCTTGACTGGCCACAATGAATTCGAGTACGCGCAAAAAGCCATTCATTATGGCGGTGTATATGATTATTTACTAAAACCATTGCAATACGAAAAAAGTTTTTCAGTTATTGTAAATTGCTTAGAAAAAATACGCCTAAAGCAACTTATGCCACAATCTTTCGAACGGCTGACAGATCCAGGTACAAATCAAGGGGTTGGAATTGCGCCTGAAGAAGGCCTTCAACTTTTCGAAAAAATAGAGTCCTATATCAAACTGCATTTGGATCAAGAATTAACACTCAATATGGTTGCCGAACATTTCTTTTATCATCCTTCTTATTTAAGTCGGCTATTCAAAACAAAATTAAATAAAAACTACATGACTTTTGTAAGCGAAATAAGAATTAATTATGCGCTACAATGCCTGAAGGTGTCGCAACATTCCATCGCCGACGTGGCAAGTTTATGTGGGTATAAAAGTTATAAACATTTCGTAAAAGTATTTAAAAGTATTACCCAAATGACACCAACAGAATATAGAAAACAGTTAAGGCTATGA